One window from the genome of Paramisgurnus dabryanus chromosome 24, PD_genome_1.1, whole genome shotgun sequence encodes:
- the LOC135741229 gene encoding beta-1,3-galactosyltransferase 2-like — protein MSYQRWCLVGLLVPGTALLLYLTYNPVRRKWGNQEEYPFVRETHDNETGVEDLIEGEPDMYHVAYPRKYKFIIDQPHICKEKKPFVVVIVPVTPENTEGRDAIRNTWGGEKPFADKVALVLFLLGSHSGTDKEALQERLYNESKHYQDLLQSNFQDSYRNLTIKTMVMMEWLSEKCPQASYAVKVDADVLLNIRNLINMLASLKMVKSNYMTGLVWFESTVLRDPSSKFYMPYDVFPKDFYPPYPLGMCYIFSLDLPLKFLQQSRRIKPIFIEDAYLGMCLERLGIVPTKPPNMDQFVVIPPKRYNRCYYTTLIAVMTESTDQLVTYWTDINFSSTAC, from the coding sequence ATGTCCTATCAGAGGTGGTGTCTGGTTGGTCTCCTAGTTCCAGGAACTGCTTTGCTGCTGTATTTAACATATAACCCTGTAAGAAGAAAATGGGGAAACCAAGAGGAGTACCCTTTTGTGAGAGAAACACATGACAATGAAACAGGAGTGGAAGACTTAATAGAAGGGGAACCAGATATGTACCATGTCGCTTACCCTCGAAAATATAAATTCATCATTGACCAGCCACATATATGTAAAGAGAAAAAACCTTTCGTGGTGGTCATTGTACCTGTGACCCCTGAGAACACTGAGGGCCGCGATGCCATCCGAAACACATGGGGTGGAGAAAAGCCTTTTGCGGACAAGGTGGCGCTGGTTCTGTTTCTTTTGGGCTCACATAGCGGAACCGATAAAGAGGCATTACAGGAGCGACTTTACAATGAAAGCAAGCACTACCAAGATCTTTTGCAGAGTAACTTTCAGGATTCCTATAGGAATTTAACTATTAAAACTATGGTGATGATGGAATGGCTAAGCGAGAAGTGTCCACAGGCGTCTTATGCTGTAAAGGTGGATGCAGACGTGCTCCTCAACATCAGAAACCTAATAAACATGCTTGCGAGTCTGAAAATGGTGAAAAGCAATTACATGACCGGTCTAGTTTGGTTTGAAAGCACTGTTTTAAGAGATCCATCTAGCAAGTTTTATATGCCATACGATGTGTTTCCTAAAGACTTTTACCCTCCGTATCCTCTCGGCATGTGCTACATCTTTTCTTTAGACCTACCGCTAAAGTTTCTACAACAGTCAAGGCGAATTAAACCTATTTTTATAGAAGACGCATATCTTGGAATGTGCCTGGAGCGCCTGGGTATCGTCCCTACCAAACCACCGAATATGGACCAGTTTGTGGTCATACCACCAAAGCGGTACAATCGATGTTACTATACTACACTAATAGCCGTGATGACGGAAAGCACAGACCAGCTGGTTACCTATTGGACAGATATCAACTTCTCTAGCACAGCCTGCTAA
- the LOC135741271 gene encoding beta-1,3-galactosyltransferase 2-like: MIHKTWLLPSLLILGNILLLCFTVVTLERRKLWRLPKRLGPYHVAYPQRYKFIIDQPDKCAQQNPFVVIIVPVAPNNVDARNAIRMSWGRDKLVQEKVALVLFLLGSHYGTDADRLQEQLRIESEQYQDLLQSNFKDTYRNLTIKTMVMMEWLNKKCPQASYAVKVDADVLLNIRNLMSMLVNLNPLQRNYITGLVLFGNSVLRDRSSKFYIPHEVYPKSRYPPYPLGMCYIFSMDLPEKIVRASMHIRPIFIEDAYVGMCLNRLGIRPKKPPNIQQFVVKPPHYNRCLYSKLIAVLTNSPTKLVAYWTDIHTSRTPC, encoded by the coding sequence ATGATCCATAAGACTTGGCTACTGCCTAGTCTCCTGATTCTAGGAAATATTTTACTGCTGTGTTTCACTGTCGTGACCCTTGAAAGACGAAAGCTGTGGAGGCTGCCGAAAAGATTAGGACCCTACCATGTTGCTTACCCTCAAAGATACAAATTCATAATTGATCAACCAGATAAATGTGCACAGCAAAATCCTTTCGTGGTGATTATTGTGCCTGTGGCGCCTAATAACGTTGATGCTCGCAATGCTATCCGAATGTCATGGGGACGTGACAAGCTTGTCCAGGAGAAAGTGGCGCTCGTTCTGTTTCTCCTCGGCTCACATTATGGAACCGATGCGGACAGACTACAAGAACAACTCCGGATTGAGAGCGAGCAGTACCAAGACCTGCTCCAGAGTAACTTTAAGGATACCTATAGGAATCTAACCATTAAAACAATGGTAATGATGGAGTGGCTAAACAAGAAGTGTCCACAGGCGTCTTATGCCGTGAAGGTGGATGCAGACGTGCTCCTCAACATTAGAAACCTTATGAGCATGCTAGTGAATCTGAATCCACTGCAAAGGAACTACATCACTGGCCTGGTTTTGTTCGGCAACAGTGTCCTGCGAGATCGATCCAGCAAGTTTTATATCCCTCATGAAGTCTACCCCAAATCCAGATATCCTCCGTATCCTCTGGGAATGTGCTACATCTTTTCTATGGACCTACCAGAGAAGATTGTACGTGCTTCGATGCATATCAGACCTATATTTATAGAGGATGCATATGTTGGCATGTGTCTGAATCGTTTGGGTATTAGACCTAAAAAACCACcaaatattcaacagtttgtggTTAAACCGCCTCATTACAATCGCTGTCTCTATTCGAAACTAATAGCAGTACTTACAAACAGCCCAACTAAGTTGGTTGCTTACTGGACAGATATCCACACCTCCAGGACACCATGCTGA
- the LOC135741231 gene encoding beta-1,3-galactosyltransferase 2-like, translated as MVPVAPHQLEARNAIRSTWGNETTVRGKAVLTLFMVGLRDGPSSNETQQQLQEESQQHGDILQSNFTDSYVNLTIKTMVIMDWLATRCAQASFGMKVDSDMFLNLENLMSLLLAPETPKQNYITGMVMRGRTVVRNPNSKWYVPVELYPEPYYPVYLLGMGYVFSNDLPPKIVEASKEIKPFNIEDAYVGACLKRLEIQPSRPPDPSKFRSYLKKYNRDEFLKVITTILKSPQQLLDFWKDVKRSA; from the coding sequence ATGGTCCCTGTGGCCCCCCATCAACTGGAGGCTCGGAACGCAATCCGGAGCACGTGGGGAAATGAGACCACGGTCCGGGGAAAAGCAGTGCTGACTTTGTTCATGGTGGGCTTGCGTGATGGACCCAGTAGTAATGAAACCCAACAACAGCTACAGGAGGAGAGCCAACAACATGGAGACATCCTGCAAAGCAACTTTACGGACTCATACGTCAACCTGACCATAAAGACGATGGTAATCATGGACTGGTTGGCCACTCGCTGCGCTCAAGCGTCTTTTGGTATGAAAGTCGATTCTGACATGTTTTTGAACCTGGAGAATTTGATGAGCCTCTTATTGGCACCGGAAACACCCAAACAGAACTACATCACGGGCATGGTTATGAGAGGCAGAACTGTAGTCAGAAACCCAAACTCAAAATGGTACGTTCCAGTGGAGCTGTACCCAGAACCATACTACCCCGTATACTTGTTGGGAATGGGATATGTTTTCTCCAACGATCTTCCCCCCAAAATAGTTGAGGCTTCCAAGGAGATAAAGCCTTTTAACATAGAGGACGCATATGTGGGTGCTTGTCTTAAACGCTTAGAAATTCAACCCTCACGGCCCCCAGACCCTTCTAAATTCAGatcctatttaaaaaaatataaccgGGATGAGTTTCTGAAGGTCATTACAACAATCCTGAAATCTCCTCAGCAACTACTAGATTTCTGGAAGGATGTTAAAAGGTCTGCATGA